The Sabethes cyaneus chromosome 1, idSabCyanKW18_F2, whole genome shotgun sequence DNA segment CTTACATTCGTCGGTGTGGCTGTTGTCACTCGTTGAAACTGTGATCCCCAATTTACATCAGGAATCGGCACAGATGCCGTCGCAGGCATGGTCGCCGGTAGGACATTTTCAGCTGGTGGTAATGGCCCAACTGGTTGATCCGGAAGTTGCGCTGATGTAGATGGATGTGGAAACAAAGAAGTAAGATGCACCACTGGCGGCACGGTAAACGCTCTCCCAAGATTAGCGTCAGGTGCCGATGAATGGTACGTTGGCGGAGGTGCCAACGCTGGTATCGATGAACGTTCAATCGTGGATGGATGTGCGATCGTAGATACCGACTGTTTTCCAGAAAACCCTATAGGTTCGACGGTAACCACAGACGCTCGTGGCTGTGTATGTTGCGAGAATATACCATTTTGTTGCAGCAACGGTAGTGGCTGCTTCCACACATACGACGGTACTGGCACGGAAACAACTGGCGGTCCGGTTGGCGGTGCAGTGATTAATGCCTGCTCGGATGCTGGTACAGGAATCGTATCTGGTAAGGCCTTTGTCACTGTAGACTGAGATACCGGCGCTGTAAACGCTACTGACGCAGGTATCAAATCCACCAGTGCCACCGTTGGCTTTGGTTGTGCATTTGTAGGCAGTGAAACTGCTGCGGGATGTAGTAAGCACGTTGGCGTTGATTGTGCTAGTGGCATCGCACTGTTGGAAGCGACGTGCTGCGTTAAAACGTCACTTGGTTGAGAAACAGCATTAATAATTCCAGTAACTGGATCCGCACACGTCGTTGTACATGAGTATCGGTGTGTCGGCATGGCGGGATGTTTAAGCGGACTCTGCAGATTGTTACCATCTGGTAACAGCTTCGGTATTGGAATGTGGCTGGTGGTGGTAGTGGCTATCGGTTGCGTCTGGTCGATTCGTACTGGCGGCAAATTTGTCATGCCTTCGTCCGTTGATGTCGGTACGTGGATGATTCCGGTCTGCTCTGCACACGATTTTACCCAGTTCATAACCTTGGCGGTATTGGACCGCTTACTAACTCGACTGCTCTTGCTGTTTACACTCCTGTTATCACCTTCGAGCTGCGACTCAAGCAGCTTATATTTTTCCTCGACGAACGTACGTTGTATTGCTTGGAGCTCATTCAGCTTCTCAAGCTGCAAATTCAACCTCGGGGATCTCGCCGATTTATCGGTAGTACGGGAGACACGAGACGAGGAAACGACGCTAAGCACATCATCTGGCTGGCACTTTGGGCATGACCACGAGCGGTTCTCGATCGACTCGGAGACACCAACACACGAAAAGTGCCACCATGCTTGACAGTTATCGCACTGCACCATATTATCCGCTCCGTTTGGGCGCTCGCATTGTACGCAATCTGATCGATTCTCGTCGAGCGTTTCTGCGAGTGGTACTGTGCGATCTTCCGAATGCTCCGGGATGGACTGCATGTCGAAATTTATTCGTTCTGTGGACGATTTTTCTAAAGTTTGTTCCTAGACGTTCCGTGAGATAAGGATTTCTTTTAGCTGGCCACAACGAAACTCGCTTCCGTTgttttagtagtagtagtagcagcagcTTTAGCTGTAGATTTATTTATAATTAGCATTAAGAAGTTTAGCATGCATAGATATAAGTTTAATCACTCACAAAAATCGGTTTGCACGTGTATCTTCGTCTTAGGAACAAATCTAACCTAAACTTTAGTTTTAAGTAGGTTATCTAATTATTTTAGCTGCATGATtttaattaggtattttttaataaaagagagaaaataaatttacttttaatataggaaaataattcaatttttataaatatttaacaTATTTTTAGCAGCTTTCTCACCTCACACAAAATATAACTGAACTGTTCAACGTTTGCTTTATGTATGAAACAGGAAGTTGCTAATGCCAACGTCCAGTTGACAATCTCGATGACGGGTCGATGCCCACCGTTACAGTAGCGTGACCAGAAGTGCTGCCAGTATTAACAACGTCGAaacggtgttggtgccgaggtggagccgATGTAAGCCGCAAAGTGAAACGACGACTTGCAGCAGCGATTCGGACTTTCTACGCATTGCATAGCTAGCTTAAGTTCTGGCGCCCTACAGAACTCTAATCCTCCCGGCAGCCCTGTACGTACATGAATCAAACCCGCTAAAACAAGCTGACCTACGAGTGCTTGGGATTTTTGAGCGTAAAGTTCTGCGATCAATGCTtgatggcaaaatggaaaacgaagTGTGGTGCAGACACAGAACCGCAAACTATATCAAGtatagtatacaaatatgctaatATAGCGAAAGTAGTATatttgttgtttatttgttaccaatcaacagacccagatggtcctaatgatgcctaattatacttaaaatatttactttgaTTCTAGAACGTGGAATGTGGTAGTCGAATCCAGAAGAAACTCTATTGAAGGTTCGCTGCACAGACCGATGACAGCACCCAGGGTTCCGTAATTAGTACCTCGAACAGGCAATCTGAAGAAGGCGGCATCGCGAAGAGCTCGAGAGCGGACGTTGATATTTCATTCGCCGAGAAGCGAAGGGCAATCGATGTGATTGGTTAGCAGATCGGCAATCAGCATAGCCTGGGAAAGCTCTCGCCTCACTTGCAGTGAGTCAAGTCCTATAAGCTGTGCACGACTTTCGTAACTTGACAGCTGGTGTGGATTATTCCAGGGTAACCTCCGAAGAGCATATCGACCAAATCTTCGTTGGACAGCTTCGATCCTGTGTACTCCGTTGAGGTAATGAGGATTCCAAACTACCGAGCAATATTCAAGAATTGAACGCACGAGTGAATAGTAGAAAGATTTCAGGCAGTAAATGTCCGTAAAATTCCTAGACACTCTCATTATGAATCCCAAGCAACGAGATGCTTtggctacactcaaaataattttcacgtcgaaattacgtgaaaagttatgtgactattttccatctaacttttcccgtactatttacgtgaatttaacgtagtttgcattagtatgcgtgcatttacgtggaaatcagatagatgttattgtattttccaataatgttcataTGAAAGTTACGTAACTCCCTGtaaagaaatttacgtgatttttcacgtagaAAGAacgtggattattttgcgtgtactACATAGgaagtacacacttaaaaaaaaggccgaagtcagcaaaaattcgccgagatttggacagccgagcgttcggtaaaattttttattctgccaaacgttagtaaagatccgtaaacgtcgatttgcaaaactgaaatttgcaCCGAACGCTTGGCTATCCAAATctcgcaaattttgctgagttttttaacgGTGTATGCTGTTTAAAAGATAATTGCTCGTCGAGGTGTATACCGAGATCCTTAACACATGTTTCCCTATTGATTACGTTATTTGCTAGGTGATAGTAgaatcgaattggcattttccTTCGTGTGAAAGTGATGACTGAGCATTTATTGTAGTTTAAGCTCATACGGTTAGTTTGGCACCACTCAGCAAAAACGGTTAGTTTACGTTGAAGAAAGAGAGCATCCTCGGTGGTCCGAattacaaagaatagtttaaGGTCATCGGCAAAAGATAACCGCGGCCATTCAAGAGAGAAGTTCACATCGTTGAAATAAAGTAGGAATATCaggggtccgagatggctaccctACGGAATTCCGGAAGAGGCAGAGAACTCTTTGGATATACAGTTGCCTATCTTGACTGACAAACGCTGATCTCTTAGGTACGACTGGAACCAACGTAGAACGTTAGGTCCAAAACCCAGTCTGTCTAACTTTGCTATCGCGATGACATGGTTAATTTTGTCGAAAGCAGCTGATAAGTCCGTGTAAATGGCGTCAGTCTGAAAGAAAGCCATTGGACATTGCGTCTGTATGATGTGAATGCTAAGAGGTTCATAACGGTAGAACGTTTTGGTAAAAATCCATGCTGAGTTTCGGCGATATACAGCTTGCTATGATTGAAGACAGATCCCAAGATGAccatttcaaaaagtttggcAACGGCACACAGAGACGTAATCCCACGGTAATTATCAACttgctttttatctccttttttgtaaACTGGGAACATAAAGGAAGATTTCCAAAGAGTTGGAAAAACTCCGGATGTGAGCGACATGCCAAACAGATGTTTCAAAGGAGCTACTAAGGCAGCGCAGCAATGTTTCAGAAGGACTGATGGTATACCATCCGGACCCGCAGACGTCGATGTTTTCATTCGGCTTATAGCTGAATGTATCATGCATTAATTGATATCGATACAATCTTGACTGGCTTGATGTGGGAACGTTACGCGCCGCAAGCTATATATCAGACATTGACAACGTCTCACTTGAAAAAATGCGGGCGAACTTTCTAGCGAACAGCTGGCAAATTTCCTGTGGGCGCGATTCCGTCTGCACTTCATAGTGCATCGTTGAGGGTAGACCAGGTTCCTTCCTCTGCTCATTTACGTATTTCCAAAATGATTTTGGGGCTGACTTAAGCCTACGTTAGACGTACTACAAGTACTGTGTATGACAGCGTCTAGCTGTCCTCTTGTAGATTCTGTTGATTAGTACGTAACGCTGACGCAGTATGTAACCACCATGCTTTGTGTATTTACTCATTGCAGCGCTTTTACTTGTTTTCAAACGTCATAACTCCGCAGTATTCCACAACAGTAGTCTAGAATGCCGAGTAGTAACTCTTTTGGGTACATGGCGATCAATGGCGTAATACAAAATATTGGTAAAAGTATTTACAGCTTGGTTGACATCGTCATTGTCAAGaatttcaaaccaatttatgTTCAACAGGATGTCGATAATACTATTGTAGTCAGCTCTCTTAAAATTGCAACTGACGATGTCGGAAACTTGGAGGCCGAGAGTAGCACGTTTAACGTCGAGGGCAATATGCAGAGGAGGATGGTATCTAACACTGTTGACAAGAGGGGAAGGCGATTCACAAATTTTCGGTGCATAATCAGAACAGCTAACAAAGCAGAGATCCAGGATTCTACCATTTTCGTTCACTACTGGATTGATTTGACGCAATAGATTAAAACTGTAGCAGTCAATTGCTGTCATGCTGGTGCCAGCATGGAAAGATGAACGTTCTGAATCAGGAtacaaaaagccgttttcagcaGAACACCATTTCAAACCGGGAAAATTGTAATCACCAGCAATAACAATTTCATCGGCAGGAAGGGCCCGAGCGGATATCGCCTTCAGCGAATCGTTGTGCGCATCAAGCAGTGTCAAATCACGTGTTCGATCGGGCGGTATGTATATAACACAGAAGTAGAGCGAGTATCCGTCTAGAGAGATTCGTACCCAAACCTGCTCAACACACTCGCTTACACTACATATTCTCAATCATAGATGCATAGTATAATGTGGCAGGTTGCGGTGTGCTGGGcatgtggccagaatgcccgacgagaGAGTAGTCAaggtccgtaggtaattcctcctcagtccatacctttagtataacctgatggattgcactaTAAGGCCGTTCGTTCCCgattttcaaaagttcggcggggatgccgtcctttccagctgctttgtcgtttttcagctctctcgctgctttcctaacctcgttcAAAATTGGTGGattcacagcttgtccatcatcctcaatcgttatcctgtttctgttgacgccgcccagctagcttcgaggtacgatgctggtctaacaagccagtcgtcgtatgttcgaatctcggctaggcggtgcttcttgctagttagagtcagtaggattgttgcactggccccgtaatgttcttgtactctaacaagccggctgcgaagtctgtcgataaagaagggtaatgtctaaagacggtataaacccattgCTTGGCTttttgtttctgttgaccgttccatcttgttactattcaacaatgcatcgaaatattgtttccaacgcctagccacctccgatctttcggtaatcatgttcctctccttgtcgttgcacataacaggagttggcacggtccggttcctgattccgttgatcgtattaaagaagcttctcgtatcgtgcctttCGAAGCAACGAaaaacgcgatcccagtgctgacgtttcttacgacggtgaactctcttttcggcagctctagcgtctcggtatctctctctgctctggcatgtcacagttgcagccaatatgtgacttctggctcgattcttttCATCAGTCACTcactggcactctgcgtcaaactactcactggaagtggctgcagcagtagtacccaacgcttcccgcgctgtagtactgatcgcgtcgtggatgtgtctccactgttcgttcaggttctctcctagatgttcaccgatccgctcatcagtcttcagaaagtactctgcagcaacttccTCCGcagataaccgccgaatgttcagtcgtatcttcatcgttggcttcgatttgaatacgttggacaaccaggcacggatcttgcttactacgagtcaacgtttggtccccggaggTTCTCACGTCTGCGCAACCAGAAAAGTGCcagccatcaaccagaacgtggtcgatctgagagcatgCCTCTCcgttagggtgtttccaggtgtgcttccgaatgttccatcgtgcaaaatgggtactacagataaccattcctctggctgcagcaaagttgattagcctcaggccattgtcgtttgtggtaggatggaggctttctctaccaacgggacgaaagaactcttcatgtccgacctgtgcatttgaaTCCCCGATGActtatgtcatgtcttgggcactctccatatgtcctgtcgagaagatcatagaacccctcttttacgtcatcgggcttGTCACCGCCATACGATGTCGGTCACCGCCGACATTAATACGAATAAGGAGATGTAACGACAcactcaagctggaagtcgaaccTACTTTTTTTCCACAAGACGGCGCATACGCCACCGCTCAAGTCTGAGTCACACTATAAACGATAATCAAACCGGTAGTCTTCTacaagctgcaggcactacttggaaagcatacacctggcgaaaattgggagactacggtgggccagccacgtcgcaaggattccGAACAACTTTGCGGTGAAGTCCGTTCTCCTCAAGTACCCTGCCagcatcaggaatagagggaccgaACGTgttagatgactcgaccaggttaaaACGGACtagcgtgtgtcgagacgctcaccAACTAtagtggcgacgagtagcccagcacCGAGTACAGTCAAGAAGAAGCATCGGCTCGATTCTGCATACCAAACGGACCCTTTCCGATCCGAACATTTCGCTCCGATCGAAATCAAACTGTTTGCTATAACAGACGTCGATCGGGACTTACACGACCGaaatgtagaatcgaggcgTATGTTGATTGATTTGTTATTGACAAACCAAATGTAGAATGAAGCAGTTCTTGCAACCGGGCACTTACAATACCGGTTGACTCCAAGCTGATCCCATCCAGCAAAGCCCGATCTGGCAAATCTTCGTGATTGTGGATGCAAGACATACGGAAGGGTTTTGGCACAAGCCCGAAAGAAACTGGACGCCAAAAGTTAAAACGCAATTGTAATTGGCTACACTCCAGACAGATATCGGCTCTGGAATAAGATAACTAGGCATGAGCCACTGATTTTAAAAGTGCGTTTGATTCAGCTGCACCTCCCTCCCAACTGAAAACAGGAGTAGCGACGTCGATCGTCATTTGCAGCAGGCCCAAATTGCATACCATCTGTAATTTTGAAAAAGTATATTGTTCTGAGCTGCCCGAAACCGCGTTCCGTGAGCTTCAACAACTCGGTGTTCAGTGGAGTTTTTCCTACCCTTTGGAAACAATCTTTCATCATGTTCCCTGTATTCAAAAAAGGCGAAAAGCGCAACATGGCAAATTATCTACTACAGTTTACCTCAAAATACCACCAAATTCACGAACTtttctggagttccgcaaggcagtaatcTTGGTCCATTGATGTTTTTATTATACGTAAACGGTATTTGTTTTCTGCATCCCGATAGATGCCGCTTGCTGTATCTGACGACCTGAACATTTTTCTGGTTGTTAGAAACACTCAAGATTGCCGTGAATTCCAGAAAGTTCTTTTGTACAGCAAATCTTTTTGTACAGTGGTGCAGGTGGAACCGCGGTATCATCATAACTGTCGAGAAATGCTGTGTTGTATCATCAGCGCGTaataaaaatcgaaataaaaattGTATTGTGGAAACGTAATTTGGATTAGGCAGTGGATTAATCGGTCTATCATCGTTACATAATCGAAATACTGGCTTCTGGTAAACCGCCAATTTTGAGCTGTTGAGATGACATAAATTATGCCAAAATTTGCTTATGCATTTGTACGTGATAGACGGTGCTTATAACGATCACAccaaaaaaatcatatcttgtgCCCTCACTTTCAATACAATTGTTACACATTTTCAATTTCCTCGATATTACCATGGTTGGTCTGTGTGATTCCCATTATCATTTCGGGCCATATCAGTGCAATTCAATTGCGTCAAATTACgataagaataatatttcatacaAAAGAAAGTCATACAGAAAAAGTGCAGCCTTTAATTAGTTACTAATTCATCATTCTTCGTTTATTCTGCTggcacataaataaataaaaatatctcTAAGGGCAATGAATTGATTTATGATTGATACCGATGCGACAGAATACATCACCGCCAGTGCCCCAAGGATGCCACCGGCGATACCGCTTCTTCCGGCGCCATTCTTCCGAATCCACTCCCGGTAGTACGCCACATCCGCATAGATACCGGGAAAGCCCGGCTTAGCACAATCATTCCCGAATGATACGATACCTGCTAGTAGTTCGTTACACACCAAAGGTCCTCCGGAGTCTCCCTGGCAGGCGTCACGACCGCCCTCGAACTGTCCCACGCACAACATACCCTTCGTGAGGCCTCCCCGATAGCTGGTCGATGAGTTGCACTGCTCCATCGGTTGAACCGTTATGTTAACTGCCATCAAATAGGGGGTCGCCAGCGATACTCCCTAAAAACccaaaaaaccaaacaaatctgTGATTCTTCTAATTTTAAAAACAGTGTCTCGCATCACTCACGTGTTGCGTAGTTCCCCAACCGCTGGTTTGACAAATTACTCCCGCCGTCGGTACGGTGGTTACTTGCTGAATCGTCTGCAAGGTTTGGTGTGAACTGGGAATCACTTCCGTAAGCTAGGGATCATTAAAACTGAAGTTAATAGACAATTGAAACCACCAACCGTCGTGAGTCAACTTACGATCAAAACTCCAATATCATTTTCGAACGTATTGGGATTGTAGTGCTCGTGAATCGTAACCCGGGAAACGTCTCGGATTTCCACCTGGGTCGTAAGTTCCAACCGGCTGGTGCTGCCTCCAACCACGCGGAAGTAACTCGGAGctcgttttcgatttttttcgtcCACCAAACAGTGAGCGGCCGTCAGTACGGTGTGGTTGTTGATAAGGCTGCCCCCGCAAAAGTGCCCGCTACCGAACGAGGCCTGGTCGGTGGTTTTGCGCCGGATGGACACCTGTCAGGTCAGCAAGTGAAAAAAGCTTTAGATAATTATTCTTTCCcatcaggggcttgcgatgggtgccatgtttttgttgccaacatctcagcacatctcgacaaaggttggcagcaaatctacctgtcagacgggcgctatttcttgcattttttgaaatagcgcccttcgttaagtggactgtcaaacaccgttcgttaagatacggatagcaccccgctgtttCCCATACATCATTGTATGATAGCGTCTTTTGACAGTTTGGGGAGTTCGATAACATGAGATTGGAAGTTTTCAGTGAAGCAGTAGGCTAAAACGGAAGtcgattttaaattttttacatCATGTAAACATGGTTTTTGAACTGTCCAAAAAGTGAGGTTATATACCGCATTTTACACGTTACTGGATTCCGTGGTTTAGGCAAAATTATCTGGATTAACCCAGAAATAGTTGCCGTGCGCAATATTTTCGCGCAATCTATCCTTTTACTATCTATATTTGCCCTTCCAAGGATTATTACGATTATTATAAAGTCTCTATAGTTCGATTGGGGCAATTGAAGTAAATGATTCAAAATAAACACTTCTGAACCAGAATTGAGTGTTTGTTGATCATGATAGTAGCTTCCTTCCAGCAATTTCCCCATGTAATTCGATATATCGACGGATTACAAGATAAGGCCCGACGATTCGCTGAAAAACAATGAACTCTTCCAATTGAGTGTCACTGATAAAGTGGGCCGGAATTGCCCTGATGCTATCGTCATAAAATGACTCACTTGCTGTTTTTCCATGTATGCGCCCGTTGGAAGGTCAATCGGAAAAGATTTGTCAGTCCCTAGATAAAGCGTTGTCGTCGGTTTTTGCCTATAGGTTTTTACAGGTTatgtttattaaattttctCTCACCTGATGTCTAGTAGCACTCTCACTTGCTTTGAACCCTCCAACGATCCGGGGGCCGTTGCTGCTAGATTCATCGTCAGAAGACACCGCGTAACCGTTACTGCTTAATGACAAAATTGGTAGCAACGCTACCAGCAGTACCAACCACCACCTGGTGCTCGTGCTAGGCAGCATGGTACTTCGAAAAATCCCTTcaatattccgcgttatagatTTATAGAATTCAGCCGTTCTTAGTTCCGACGACCACAACGATCACTTTCGTACTGAACCGATTGGGAATTGATTGAATTGTGTCTTCCCCCCAATGTGGCGATAGCGACAGCGAAGTTTCGCAAACAGGCATGATGTCAAGTGCGTCCAGTCCAGCCTGCAGGCCCTCGCTATCGCGCAGTGTCGTTGGAACAATTTGAACACATTAATATTTCGCCTATGATAAGGCGACGGTCCTTATCTGCGATTGATGAGATATCGGCGCAAGACCATGGATGGTGGAGGAACTGCGCCCTGAGGCGCATGGATAAGAGTTATACACCATTAGGTTTCAAGTTGTTTATCAAGCGGGGGTTTTCGGATTAAATGTGGCGTTTATTTAAAAATGTCTGCTGAAAAATGATTGAAGTGGAAGATCGTGCAAGTACTTAACAATAGCATTGTTGGATTGTTTAATTAGTGTTTGTATTGGTACAAATCAGCAATCAGTAAGGCTTATCAATCACAATTCCTGGTAGTTCTTTAGTAAAATTATCATGTGAATCCGAACCATCCGAACGGAATTTCCGTTTCTTTATCACCCACGTTTTCTGTAGAAGTCTCACATCCCTATTTTTATCACTAATCATGAAAACTCCGTCAAATTCCAAAAAACATGCACGTATAGGGATCATGGGCCCTATTTTTAGCGTCACTGTAACTGAGTCTTCTATGTCTGCATGCATGGAAAGAAGATTTTGTAATCGTATAGCTACAGATTTGACAAGCAATTTATTGTATATTTGATCCTTGACCTAATGTTACGATCTTTGATGTCAAGTTTCTCAAATATTAGTTAATTCTGAGACCCTTCTACATCCTTACTTTGTACTAAATTATGCATTGCCAGTAAATAATACAGCCTTTTGTTGTTACCGCTCGATGGCAACTTCGGGGTACGatactggcctaacaagccagtcgtcgtatgctcgaatctcggctgggaggtgctgctgtagagtcagtagaatcgttgTACTAACCCCGTAATGTCCtctactctaatagccggtggcgacccaagtaacaacggaagctgaattgcaagagcaatggctgtttacgggttgatttaaggcgatcaaagctgcataaagtaagcgctcaaattgtgtttaaataagcgatgtgtaa contains these protein-coding regions:
- the LOC128732422 gene encoding trypsin eta-like, with the protein product MLPSTSTRWWLVLLVALLPILSLSSNGYAVSSDDESSSNGPRIVGGFKASESATRHQVSIRRKTTDQASFGSGHFCGGSLINNHTVLTAAHCLVDEKNRKRAPSYFRVVGGSTSRLELTTQVEIRDVSRVTIHEHYNPNTFENDIGVLILTEVIPSSHQTLQTIQQVTTVPTAGVICQTSGWGTTQHGVSLATPYLMAVNITVQPMEQCNSSTSYRGGLTKGMLCVGQFEGGRDACQGDSGGPLVCNELLAGIVSFGNDCAKPGFPGIYADVAYYREWIRKNGAGRSGIAGGILGALAFGILITSTEYTGSKLSNEDLVDMLFGGYPGIIHTSCQVTKVVHSL